The DNA sequence AAATGAAAAAATTAGCGCAAATTTTAAGCATGTCTTCATTATTGCTTTTATTTTCCTGTCAGGATTCAGGTTTTCCAGTATCTGAATGGAACGGCAACAGCGACAAACCGGTTATTTTTTATATCAGTGGTGACGCCGGTTTTAATAATTTTTCGAAAACGTTTTCACAAGAACTTCACCGTTATGGTTATGATGTTTTTGCACTGAATACTAAAAAATATTTCTGGAAGAAAAAGACTCCTTTACAAGCCTCGCAGGACACTGAAAATTATCTGAAAGAGGTTATTAAAAATCGAATAAATAAAAAAATAATCATTATTGGATATTCTTATGGAGCCGATGTTGCACCGTTTATCTATAACCGTTTCGATAAAGATTTTCAAAAAAAAATTCAGGATTTAATTATCATAGGACCTTCGCAAGTGAACGATTTTGAAATTCATCTTGAGGAATATATCACCGGCCACATGGAATATGGTTATAGCGTCATCAACGAAATTAATCATTTGAAAAATGTGCCTTTCACTTTAATAGTAAGCGATCTTGAAAAAATTTATTTTCCGAAAAATGAAATCACTTTAAAAAACTATCAATTTCTTCATCTTCCAGGGGATCATCATTTCGGAGGCAACTCAAAAATGCTTGCAGATTCCGTTATAAAATATTTTTAAAAAAATGTCAATTCCCAATAAAACCTCACAACACATTCTCCCTACGGCATCAAATCTTTTAGGATTTTGTCTTATCGTCATCACCTCACTGCATATCAGTAATGCAACGATAAATTCTATCTTAGATGAATTTACAAGTATTGTTGCAGCAATGCTTTGTGTGTCGGTAATGCTGTCTTTTTTCTCCATTAAAAGTGAAAGTAGAATCTGGACGCACCGACTGGAGCTAGCGGCCGAAATCCTATTTGGTATTTCAATTATAGGAATTGGAATTATTGTAGTGGTTCTTTTGCATAAATTCTGGCTTAAATAAAGTTTATTCAGAAATAACGCTTACTTTTATTAAAGTTTGTAATAATCATTCTTTATAATTTAAAAAATGAAAAATAAAAAATACGTCCTGGATCTCCTTAAAAGTGAAGACGAGCAACTTCACAAAATGCACGATATCATTGAAAAGGCGATAACGGAAGAAACGCTAATCACCACGACCATTCAAGACACTGATGAAGAGCGGACGTACGGCGAAAAACTTTCTGATAGAGTTGCTGAATTGGGTGGAAGCTGGAAGTTCATCATCATCTTTGGTGTTTTATTGATGATTTGGATTTTCTACAATACTGAAATTAAGCACAATAAAAGTTTTGATCCATACCCGTACATTTTGCTTAATCTAATTTTGTCGTGTATTGCCGCAATCCAAGCGCCAATCATTATGATGAGTCAAAACAGAAAAGAAGTTAAAGACCGCAAAAGAGCGATTAATGATTATATGATCAACCTCAAATCTGAGATTGAAATTAGAAATCTCCACGAGAAAGTCGACCTTTCTATAATCGATCAGTACAAGCATCTTTGCGATATTCAGCAGAAGCAACTAGAACTTTTAGAGGAGCTGAATAAGAAAGTCAAAATGCTGTCGAAACCGACCAATAATTCTTAAAAGTTTGCGAGCTGATTTAGAATGAATTTCAAAAAATCAATTATATTTAAATCGAATTTCACGCCTTAATTAAAATAAAATGACGAAAGACGAACTGCTTAACAAAGCTATTAAATTAGCTCAAAAAGCGCATAAAGGACAAACCGATAAATTCGGAACACCATACATCGGTCACGTGATGCGAGTGATGAATGCAGGAAAAACCTACGACGAAAAAATCGTTGGAGTTCTTCACGACGTCATCGAAGACTGCCCGGAAATCACTTATGAAACTTTGGTTGAAGAAGGCTTTTCTGAAGAGATAATTTTCGCGATTAAATGCCTCACCAAAACTCCGGCAGATGTTGATTACAAAGAATTCATCAAACAAACTGAACAATCTCCATTGGCCGTTTCCGTAAAATTAAATGATTTGCAGGACAATATGAATCTGACCCGATTTAATAATTTGATGACAGAAAGAGATATGAAAAGATTGAATAAGTATCTGACGGCTTATCTTTATTTAAAAGAAAAATACTAATTAACCGTTTTATCAGAATCCGAAACCAAGGCTTTTAATTCGCTCACTTCCGCTTCAGTTAAATCCCGCCACTTTCCGATTGGAAGATCAAGTTTAATATTTAAAACACGGATTCGTTTAAGTTTTTTTACTTCATAACCACAGAACTCACACATTCTACGAATCTGGCGGTTTAAGCCTTGTGTCAAAACAATTCGGAACGATAAATTATCGATTTGTTCTACTTCGCATTTATTGGTAATGGTATCCAAAATCGGAATTCCGCCACGCATTTGCATTAGGAATTTCGGTGTGATTGGTTTGTCAACTCGTACAATATATTCTTTTCCGTGGTTGTTTCTGGAACGAAGAATTTTGTTCACAATATCACCATCATTCGTCAGAAGAATTAATCCTTCACTCGGTTTATCTAATCTGCCAATCGGGAAAATTCTTTTCGGATGATTCACGAATTCGATGATATTATCTCTTTCTCTTTTGGTATCAGTAGTACAGACAATTCCGACCGGTTTATTCAATGCGATATAAACGGGTTCTTCTTCTGTTTTTTTTATGGTCACTCCATCCACGAAAATCTCATCATCGTCAGAAACTTTAGTTCCCATTTCTGGAACAGCGCCATTGATGGTTATTCTTCCCTCTTCCAACATTCGGTCTGCTTCTCTGCGTGAACAGAATCCAACTTCTGAAAGGTATTTATTTATTCTAGTCTTTTCCATACTCATTATAATTTTTGTTACTGAAGATCGTTAGCCCGTAAAATAACCCCACAAAGGTAACTCCGGTATTTCCTAATTGTTGACCTTCAAAATATAAGCCGCCTTGCTGGCTTAATCTTTTACTGTGAGAAACTAATTTTCCCACTTTTATTCCAAATAAATCTGAATTTTCAACCACCGATTTATTCAGTTGAAATCCATAAGTCAAATCAATAAAAACAGGTTCTCCATCATCAACATTGAAAAGGATTTTCGGTTGGATAATTCCGTACACAATATGAAAATTATCGGTCGTGTACGTATATTTTAATCCGCCGCCTAAAGACAAATTCGGAATAAAATTAAATCCTGTAACTGCTGAAATTCCGTAAGAAAAATCGTTCGGATAATTCACAGGAGGATTATACGGATTGTTGTCTCTATCTCGATTTCCTTGAATGATATTTGATAAATTAAATCCTGCACTCACTTCCGGACTGAAATAAAAACCCTGGATTGGTCTTTTCTCCGTTTGGCCAAATCCAAAAATAGAAACCAATAAAAGCAGTAGGGATAATTTTTTCATTGATCGAAAATTATGTATTTTAAGATTGCAAAGTTAAACACATATTGCACAAATATTTTCACAAATTACACTAGTGAAAAATTAACCATTAAGATAAAGATTAAGAAGTTAAGTTTATTAAGATTTCCTTTGGAAATTAAAATGCACTCCACTTTTTAGATCTTTTGATTGGCTTAAATAAACATTTATCTTTTGTGAATCCTGCCGGCAAGGCAGGTTTGCGGTTTAAAAAATTCACAATTCAAATTTTTCTTTATTTCTTGAAGTTTTCAAAACTGTATTCGTTTTCCAGATATTCTGAACTTCCATTTTCTATATTATAATCTCCAATTTTTGTTCTGCGAAGATTGGTCAAATAAGCACCAACTCCTAATTCCTGACCGATATCGTGCGCTAAACTTCGGATATAAGTTCCTTTTGAACAACCGACGGTAAAGCGAACGAAGGGCAATTCGATCTCAATATCGCTGATATAATTAATAGTGGTTTTACGGGATTTCATTTCGACCTCTTTTCCAGCTCTGGCTAAATCATACGCACGATTCCCCTCGATTTTAATGGCTGAAAAAATGGGCGGTTTCTGATCAATTTCACCGAGGAATTTATCTAAAGTTTCTTTGATTTCTTCTTCAGTAATGTCTGAAATATCCTGTTGAAGAATCTCAGGTTTTTCAGTGTCATAAGATTCTGTTTGAACTCCTATTTTTATTTCGGTGAAATATTCTTTTGGCGCATCCTGAATTTCAGGAATAATCTTGGTGAATTTTCCGGTGCAGACGATTAACAATCCTGTCGCGCGTGGATCCAAAGTTCCCGCGTGACCAATTTTAAATTTCTTCGGAAGATTAAATTCTCTTTTGAGTTTATATTTCAATTTGTTCACCGCCTGAAAACTCGTCCAATCCAAAGGTTTGTCGAGAAGTATTATTTGGCCTTCTAAGAAATCGGTATCGGTCATTTTTAAAAACTAAATTGGTGAAAAGTTCTGCGCTGCAGCCCGACCTGAGTGGAGCTCTTTAGTATTGTTGTCTGAGCGTAGTCGAAGACAATAATACAAAAAGCGGGAACCCTTCGACAAGCTCAGGATAAACTCAGGCGGAAATGTCTGCAATAAAAAAAATAGATAGACATTCGACCAAGTCAAATATCTGTCCAAATAAAATTATTGAAACTGTGTAAAATAAATCAACAAAACAATTCCCACGATAATTCGGTACCAACCCCAAGGTTTGAAACCGTATTTATTGAGCAATCCAATGAACGATTTAATCGCGATTAATGCAACGATAAACGCTATCACATTCCCAACAACAAATGCGATCATAAAATCTGATGAAGATAGAATCATCTCGTATCCTTTCATCGGATTTGGTGTTGTTTTTCCCCAAGTTTTAACAAAAATTGAATAAACGGTAACTGCCAACATCGTTGGAACTGCCAAGAAAAATGAAAATTCTGCGGCGGCTTTTCGGGTTAAACCTTGTGACATTCCTCCAATAATCGAAGCGGCACTTCTACTCGTTCCTGGCATCATTGCGAGACATTGCCAAAAACCAACGATAACGGCTTTCTTGATTGACATATCTTTTTCGTCATCGATAGTTGGATTTTTAAACCAAGAATCTGCGAATAATAAAACGACTCCTCCCAAAACAAGCATTGCCGAAATTGCGACTTGATTCCCCAAAAGTGCTTCAATTTTATCATCAAATAAAAACCCTAATCCTAATGCTGGCAGCACTGCGAACGCCAATTTATAATAAAATTTAAGGTTCTGAAAATCGAAAAACTTTTTCCAGTAAGCAGCGACCACTGCTAAAATTGCTCCGAACTGAATCGACACCTGAAACATTTTTAAGAATTCTGTTTCTTCCATTCCCATTAAGTTGGCGATAAAACCCATGTGTGCGGTTGAAGAAATTGGAAGAAACTCGGTAAGTCCTTCGATGATTGCAATGATAATTGCTTTGAATAAATCCATTTTTATCTTTGATATTAAAACTCTTCGACTTGCTCAGAGTGAGATGTGATTAA is a window from the Kaistella flava (ex Peng et al. 2021) genome containing:
- the truB gene encoding tRNA pseudouridine(55) synthase TruB, yielding MTDTDFLEGQIILLDKPLDWTSFQAVNKLKYKLKREFNLPKKFKIGHAGTLDPRATGLLIVCTGKFTKIIPEIQDAPKEYFTEIKIGVQTESYDTEKPEILQQDISDITEEEIKETLDKFLGEIDQKPPIFSAIKIEGNRAYDLARAGKEVEMKSRKTTINYISDIEIELPFVRFTVGCSKGTYIRSLAHDIGQELGVGAYLTNLRRTKIGDYNIENGSSEYLENEYSFENFKK
- a CDS encoding DUF1003 domain-containing protein, which encodes MKNKKYVLDLLKSEDEQLHKMHDIIEKAITEETLITTTIQDTDEERTYGEKLSDRVAELGGSWKFIIIFGVLLMIWIFYNTEIKHNKSFDPYPYILLNLILSCIAAIQAPIIMMSQNRKEVKDRKRAINDYMINLKSEIEIRNLHEKVDLSIIDQYKHLCDIQQKQLELLEELNKKVKMLSKPTNNS
- the rluF gene encoding 23S rRNA pseudouridine(2604) synthase RluF; this encodes MEKTRINKYLSEVGFCSRREADRMLEEGRITINGAVPEMGTKVSDDDEIFVDGVTIKKTEEEPVYIALNKPVGIVCTTDTKRERDNIIEFVNHPKRIFPIGRLDKPSEGLILLTNDGDIVNKILRSRNNHGKEYIVRVDKPITPKFLMQMRGGIPILDTITNKCEVEQIDNLSFRIVLTQGLNRQIRRMCEFCGYEVKKLKRIRVLNIKLDLPIGKWRDLTEAEVSELKALVSDSDKTVN
- a CDS encoding phosphohydrolase — protein: MTKDELLNKAIKLAQKAHKGQTDKFGTPYIGHVMRVMNAGKTYDEKIVGVLHDVIEDCPEITYETLVEEGFSEEIIFAIKCLTKTPADVDYKEFIKQTEQSPLAVSVKLNDLQDNMNLTRFNNLMTERDMKRLNKYLTAYLYLKEKY
- a CDS encoding undecaprenyl-diphosphate phosphatase; protein product: MDLFKAIIIAIIEGLTEFLPISSTAHMGFIANLMGMEETEFLKMFQVSIQFGAILAVVAAYWKKFFDFQNLKFYYKLAFAVLPALGLGFLFDDKIEALLGNQVAISAMLVLGGVVLLFADSWFKNPTIDDEKDMSIKKAVIVGFWQCLAMMPGTSRSAASIIGGMSQGLTRKAAAEFSFFLAVPTMLAVTVYSIFVKTWGKTTPNPMKGYEMILSSSDFMIAFVVGNVIAFIVALIAIKSFIGLLNKYGFKPWGWYRIIVGIVLLIYFTQFQ
- a CDS encoding AcvB/VirJ family lysyl-phosphatidylglycerol hydrolase codes for the protein MKKLAQILSMSSLLLLFSCQDSGFPVSEWNGNSDKPVIFYISGDAGFNNFSKTFSQELHRYGYDVFALNTKKYFWKKKTPLQASQDTENYLKEVIKNRINKKIIIIGYSYGADVAPFIYNRFDKDFQKKIQDLIIIGPSQVNDFEIHLEEYITGHMEYGYSVINEINHLKNVPFTLIVSDLEKIYFPKNEITLKNYQFLHLPGDHHFGGNSKMLADSVIKYF